A single Kryptolebias marmoratus isolate JLee-2015 linkage group LG16, ASM164957v2, whole genome shotgun sequence DNA region contains:
- the LOC108234174 gene encoding Krueppel-like factor 10, producing MKAAEQKADTGSEVQGLTRPAPCLGAGDLKAAEALMSMTKLWNTRNFRRSHTRPPTPSSESSEDESVPSGSAGTHNPSYCLTPPYSPPLFEAAHQSMVLKLRRSSDEISRHAAVSQSCRYTSVIRHTADCHHPQLQQEDRPTEGPETHLDLRTRGSKETAGTQNAAADADVAAAGGSGSGPGDESATAASPPVPLAFATLKQEHGPSPAQVFLVGGQVLRGPVMLLVPRPSAPTVFLQPAAATPANARFAPIAPAPGHAPSQQRYTPLQTEASRVRSHVCPHGDCSKTYFKSSHLKAHMRTHTGEKPFRCKWEGCERSFARSDELSRHRRTHTGEKRFACPLCFSRFMRSDHLAKHARRHFVVRRKPCWAQTNSPFNRPEKR from the exons ATGAAGGCTGCCGAGCAGAAGGCAGACACGGGGTCAGAGGTCCAGGGCCTGACCCGGCCTGCTCCGTGTCTGGGTGCAGGTGACCTGAAGGCGGCGGAGGCTCTGATGTCCATGACCAAGCTCTGGAACACGAGGAACTTCAGGCGAAGCCACACGAGACCCCCGACCCCCAGCTCTGAGAGCTCAGAGGACGAGTCTGTCCCCTCTGGCTCGGCGGGGACGCACAACCCTTCATAT TGTCTGACCCCGCCGTACAGCCCGCCCCTCTTTGAAGCCGCCCATCAgtccatggtgctgaaactACGTCGCTCATCAGATGAGATCTCTCGGCACGCTGCCGTCTCTCAGAGCTGCCGGTACACCAGTGTCATCCGCCACACCGCAGACTGTCACCACCCTCAGCTCCAGCAGGAGGACAGACCCACAGAGGGCCCTGAAACCCACCTGGACCTCCGCACCCGAGGCTCCAAGGAGACCGCTGGGACACAGAACGCTGCTGCTGACGCAGATGTCGCAGCCGCGGGCGGGTCGGGGTCGGGGCCGGGTGACGAATCAGCCACTGCTGCCTCTCCGCCCGTCCCGTTAGCGTTCGCCACCCTAAAACAAGAGCATGGCCCGTCGCCGGCTCAGGTGTTCCTTGTCGGGGGTCAGGTGCTGAGGGGCCCCGTAATGCTCCTGGTCCCTCGTCCGTCTGCTCCGACGGTCTTTCTTCAGCCCGCAGCAGCGACTCCTGCCAACGCCAGGTTTGCACCCATCGCCCCCGCTCCTGGACACGCCCCTTCGCAGCAGAGATACACCCCGCTGCAAACTGAAGCGTCGCGCGTACGCAGCCACGTCTGTCCTCACGGGGACTGCAGCAAGACCTACTTCAAGAGCTCCCACCTCAAGGCCCACATGAGGACACACACAG GTGAGAAGCCCTTCAGGTGTAAGTGGGAGGGCTGCGAGAGGAGCTTCGCTCGCTCCGATGAGCTTTCTCGGCACCGGCGCACCCACACCGGGGAGAAGCGGTTCGCCTGCCCGCTGTGCTTCAGCCGCTTCATGCGCAGCGACCACCTGGCCAAGCACGCCCGCAGACACTTTGTGGTGCGGAGGAAGCCCTGCTGGGCGCAGACAAACTCTCCGTTCAACCGTCCTGAAAAACGGTGA
- the LOC108234216 gene encoding antizyme inhibitor 1, giving the protein MKGITDEPQYSVSLLDGGTTLSDVIDNHIDEQTLSEKNAFFVADLGVIMRQHVRWRTHMAQIRPYYAVRCNSSPAVIEVLAAFGAGFTCTNKSELELVQSHGIPSEDIIYSGVCKQVFQIKYAAKNGIDLLVCDNEAELRKISRCHPNAKLLLQLSTEVSNPDDELSMMFGCSLKDCRRLLESAKELGVQVVGVRSHISSCCKDDQVYVHAISDARCIFDMAEEIGFSMNILDLGGGFSGSEIQLEMINGAVMSMVDLYFPSSTGVSIIAEPGSFFVSSAFTLAVNIISKEVVARDCQDQDHEELSPNEEPEFQYFMNEGVYGSFSSKLSETLITPPSVYKKPSLDAAVFSSSLWGPSGDDLDQVVDHCVLPELSVGDWLLFTQAGAYSLGQPLLTSADSTPPPVHYVVSSRDWLETQDSGATHENTLKNFSVVPYFLRSSQTEAALSVPA; this is encoded by the exons ATGAAAGGAATCACAGACGAACCACAGTATTCAGTCAGCCTCCTTGATGGAGGCACAACCCTTTCTGATGTTATTGACAATCACATTGATGAACAAACACTG TCTGAGAAGAATGCATTCTTTGTAGCAGACCTGGGAGTCATAATGAGGCAGCATGTTCGCTGGCGAACTCACATGGCCCAAATTCGACCCTACTATGCTGTCAGATGCAACAGCAGTCCAGCTGTGATTGAAGTTCTCGCTGCCTTTGGCGCTGGCTTCACTTGCACCAACAAG TCTGAACTTGAGCTGGTGCAGAGCCATGGTATTCCCTCTGAAGACATCATCTACAGTGGTGTTTGCAAACAGGTCTTCCAGATAAAATACGCTGCTAAAAACGGCATTGACCTCCTGGTGTGTGATAACGAGGCAGAACTGCGCAAGATTTCTCGCTGCCACCCCAACGCCAA GCTGCTGCTACAGCTGTCAACAGAGGTGTCTAACCCTGATGACGAGTTGAGCATGATGTTCGGCTGCTCCCTCAAGGACTGCAGGCGCCTGCTGGAGAGTGCTAAGGAGCTGGGCGTGCAGGTTGTAGGAGTCAG GTCTCACATCTCTAGCTGCTGTAAGGATGATCAGGTGTACGTTCATGCCATCTCTGATGCCCGGTGCATCTTTGATATGGCA GAGGAGATTGGCTTCAGCATGAACATCCTGGACCTTGGAGGTGGATTCAGCGGCTCTGAGATCCAGCTGGAAATG ATTAACGGTGCGGTCATGTCCATGGTGGATTTATACTTTCCCTCTTCCACTGGAGTCTCCATCATTGCTGAGCCTGGCAGCTTTTTTGTGTCATCTGCGTTCACCCTGGCTGTTAACATCATCTCTAAGGAGGTGGTAGCTCGTGACTgccaggaccaggaccatg AGGAGCTGTCCCCCAACGAGGAGCCAGAATTCCAGTACTTCATGAACGAGGGAGTTTATGGATCATTTTCCAGCAAACTCTCTGAAACTCTGATCACACCCCCGTCTGTTTACAAG AAACCGTCTCTGGACGCTGCGGTGTTCAGCAGCAGCCTCTGGGGTCCCTCGGGGGACGACCTGGACCAGGTAGTGGACCACTGTGTGCTACCTGAGCTCAGCGTAGGAGACTGGCTGCTGTTCACGCAGGCGGGGGCCTACAGCCTGGGTCAGCCACTCCTCACCTCCGCCGACTCCACACCACCACCTGTCCACTACGTTGTATCTTCTCGAGACTG GTTGGAAACGCAGGACTCCGGTGCCACCCACGAGAACACGCTGAAGAACTTCTCAGTCGTCCCTTACTTTCTTAGATCCAGTCAAACAGAGGCTGCTCTGTCTGTTCCAGCTTAG